DNA sequence from the Gammaproteobacteria bacterium genome:
TCTCGTTATTTATCACGTTTTGAGCAGGCAAATAAGTTATTGCTTGCTGGTGATCGTGCTGGCTTTATTGCTAGCTTTGAGCAAGTCTCAGATTGGTTTGGTGATTATTCCGAGCAATTCCTGCTCGAGTCGAGAAACCTATTAATGCAGGCTAGTGATAGCAGAAGCGTTTAATTATTTGACGTTGGCATCGATCAAAAAAACCGGCCAGGGCATTAGTCCTGGCCGGTTTTTTGATTAAACTGGGGTATTGCTGTCAATGAGTACTTGAGGCAATGCGGTCGGAATTACATGTTCCGAAGGGTAACAGCCCAATACTTTTATTTGTGTTGTTATATCATCTAGTTGCTTTAACGCTTGCTGCATCTTAACGCTGTGCAAGTTGGCTGTAACGTCAATGTAAAACATTTCTTCCCACGGGTTTCCCTGGATCGGACGAGACTCCAACTTTGTCATATTAATATCATTACTTTTAAGCACTAAGAGTGCATCAACTAAAGCACCTGACTTTTGAGCCGTCGAAATAATAAAGGTGGTTTTGGCCGGGATTTGAATCGCAACATCTATAGCTTTTCGTGCGACAACAATGAAACGGGTATGGTTTTCTTGTTGGTTGGCAATGTTAGAGCTGGTCGATTGTAGGCCGTATAACGCGCCACCTTCTAATGAGCCAATTGCGCTGATGTTTGGTTGGTTTAGTTGTGCTACTTTATCCATCGCCGCGGCTGAACTATCACAAAATTCATATTTTATATTGCTCAGACCTAATAAATACTGACTGCATTGCTGGTGCGGTTGGGCATGGCAATAAATAGTGTCGATTACGTCAATTGACGTGGCGCCACTGGTCAGTAAGCAGTGATTAACCGGTTGGGTTAGCTCACCGACAATTGACAGGCTGGTATGTTGTAATAAGTCGTAAACTTCATTAATACTGCCCGAACTGGTATTTTCAATCGGTAATACGCCAAATTCAGCGCGGCCCGACTCAACAGTATCAATAATTTGATTGAACGTTGCGCAGCCAACCTCAATCATACTTTCTACTCGGCGTGAAAAGTAGCGATGGCTGGCTAAGTAGCTATACGAGCCTTTAGCACCAAGAAAAGCAACACGGCTATGAGGAGTGTCATCTTGTTGATTTACTCGTTGTTGTAACCATGCTTGCTGGTTTAGCACTGAATCTTCAATCACAACATGAAATAAGTTAGTTATATAATGGGCGTCGAGTCCAAGTTTGTGACCACGTTGAATCAGGTCAATTAACAACTCTTCTTCGCGTTGTGTATCTCGAACATTTTTGACAGTATCAACTTTTGATTGAGCGACACTAAGGCTTAGTGCACGCCGTTGAGCAAATATCGTCAATAATTGTTGGTCTAACGCTGTAATTTTTTCACGTACTTCTGAGAGTACGACACCCTGACTCATTTTTATTCCTCACCGAAAAAATCCCCCCGGCTGGGAGGACTACTACTACATTGAATTTATTGGTTAGGGTCGGCGCTGTCAATAGCATTTTGGTCTAAATCAGAGTAACAGCAGCTATCTTGGTTAAGAACTCAACAACTCGCTTATAAACCCGATAAAATTTTGACCAAAATTGAGAATTTTTCAGCTCAGCGCGCTGGATAAAGTTAAAATTTGAACTAAAATTTTAGCCAATGTTACTACTTGCAAAAGATCGTCAACAGGAGGTTAAAATGAAATGGATAGTTTTGCTTGGTTGCTTGCTCACCAGTATTGAGATCGCCGCGGTATCAATGGAAAATAATGTGTTTGCGTTGCAGGCGAGTCAAATTCGTTTAAAAATAGGTAAAATTACCGCGATCGACCAAGTTACTCTGCGGATAAAACCGTCGCGCGCTGTTCAGTTGCTGACCCCCAAGGCCCAAGCAGGATTGTCGACTCCGATTCAAATAAATAGTCCGATTAAAATTAAGTTAGCGCAAGGCTGGCTATTGCAAGGGCAGATCCAAACCATTTTGTTAGAACATGGTTGCGCCATCCTCGAAGCACGGGCGCTCACTTTAACCAATACGAATAAAACTTAACGGTCTAATTAGTGCTCATCGCAGGAGATTGCAGCAGTTGTCGACCGTAACAGGCTAGTAACTGGTATTTGATAATGGTAAATTGTGCGGCTCGGGATTTGTAGCCGATGATTTGTTTTTATTTTTTACTGAGGTTTTACCTATGACGATTAAACACCGCACTGCTAGCGCTTCCTTAGAACGTTTGCATCGTGTTTTTACTGTGCCTGAAACACAAGAATCAACCTTAGGGAAAATTGATTTAGAGATTTCGCAAAATCTTGAAGGTTTTTTAAAGTCGCACATTGTTGCGGTCGAAAAAGATCTTGAGTTGGTCGAACAAGACTTTGCTCATTCGGCTATTCCAGAACAGCCTATTTTTGTGTCGGAACAAACCGAATTTTTACTTGATAAATTGGTTGCGCATTCGGTTCATACCGCAGCGCCAAGTTTTGTTGGCCACATGACCTCGGCATTACCATATTTTATGCTGCCGTTATCAAAAATTATGATTGCGCTTAATCAAAATTTAGTTAAAACCGAAACATCTAAGTCATTTACACCAATGGAACGCCAGGTCACCGGCATGTTACATCGCTTGGTTTACAATCGGGATGATAGTTTTTATCAGCGGTATATGCATGATCAAAACTATGCGTTGGGTGCTTTTGGCTCTGGCGGCACCATTGCCAATATCACGGCGCTGTGGGTGGCTAGAAACAATGCTTTTCCTGCGACAGCAAACTTTGCTGGGGTTAACCACGATGGTTTAGTCGGCGCGTTGCTAGAGTACGGCTATCGTGGTGCGGCAATCTTGGTGAGCGAGCGTGGCCATTACTCGTTGAAAAAGACTGCAGATATCTTGGGACTTGGCGCTAATAATATTATTTCTGTGGTCACCGATTCTGATAACAGAATTTGTATGACGGCGTTACGCCAGCGGTGCCAAGAGTTAGCCGACAATAAGATTAAAGTGATTGCGTTAGTTGGGGTGGCTGGTACGACTGAAACTGGCAGTATTGATCCACTTGACCTGATGGCTGATTTAGCAGCGGAAATTGACTGTCATTTTCACGTTGATGGCGCTTGGGGCGCACCGACTTTATTTTCGCGTCAATATGGCCCCTTGCTTAAGGGAATTGAGCGCGCTGACTCGGTTACTATTGATGCACACAAACAGTTATATGTACCAATGGGTGCTGGCTTGGTGGTGTTTAAAGATCCAGGGGCACTGGGTGCGATAGAGCATCACGCGCAATATATTATTCGTAAGGGCTCTAAAGATCTTGGCAGTAAAACCCTGGAAGGCTCGCGCCAAGGCATGGCGATGTTAGTGCATTCAGGACTGAAAATACTTGGCCGTAGTGGTTATGAATTATTAATAGATGAAGGCATTAACAAAACACGAAACTTTGCGAAATTGGTCTGCACTGCAGATGATTTTGAATTAACCAGTGAGCCAGTGCTGAACATATTAACCTATCGTTATTGTCCGGCATGGCTACAGACGGTGCTTGCTTGTTGTGACAACGCTACCTTAACTGCGCTTAATCAGGAGTTAAATGACTTTACCAAATACTTGCAAAAAACCCAGCGCGGCCATGGCAAGTCTTTTGTATCGCGTACTCAACTAACGCCGCAACGCTATCATCAGCAAGCTATTATTGTGTTTCGGGTTGTGCTGGCCAACCCGTTAACCACGATGGCTATTTTAGAAGATATCTTGGCCGAGCAAATCAATTTGGCTCAGGCACCTGAAGCACAAAAATACCTAAACCAATTACAGGCTTTAGCTGCTCCTTATTTATCCAGAACTCAGGTTATTTACAATAAAAGCTAATACGACTATTTATCTTTAGTCATTATCGTCGGACTGACTTTGCTTGACGGTAAATGACTCGGAAGTTGTAGCTGGCGCTGATAAATCACAATATAGGCGAGAATGTTCTTAACATATTCTCGGGTTTCTCGAAAAGGGATGGTCTCAATCCATTGATCTTGCGGCAGCTCAGCGGTTAACCAACGTTTTACTCGATGAGGGCCTGCGTTGTAGGCCGCCGCAGCGACTGCAATGTTATGATTAAATTTATTGAGCATTTTCGTCAGATAAGCAGTGCCCAGTTTTATATTGAACGCTGGAATAAATAATTGTGATTTACTTTGATAGCTGACATCAGAATCTTTGGCTTGTTGGCTTGCTGTGCCTGGCATCAGTTGCATTAATCCCATCGCGCCTACCCGCGAGCGGGCGTTGGTCATAAAGGCACTTTCTTGTCGTGAAATTGCCAATGGCCAACTTGTTACAATGTTATTAAACTGGGCTTCGTGCGCAAAGGCTTCAAGGTGAGGCTGTGGAAAACGAATGTCGAGATCATTAAGCTGCTTGGTCATGGTTAAACTAATGATAGCGCGGTTATGCCATTGCCAGTCTGCGGCTAGTTTCGCTGCAGCTAAACGCTCTGATTCACTCAGCGTCTTCAGTTGATAATACCATTCACGACGTGCTTCAATATTACGATTAAGACGCAATAGCTCTTGCGCTCGAATCGTTGCCGGGCGCAATTTTATCGCGGCCAAAACCTCAGGCCTAACGGCTAGCGTTTGATGATTCAACTGGTAGGGGCTGCTTAATTTATCACTGGCTAAAAAGCCATAATAGCGACGCTGCTTGGCTAGGGTAAGATAAACACTATTAGCTTCTTTGGTTTTACCGTGCTTTTCAAGCGACGATCCATACCAATATTGCCAAGCCAGTTTGCTCTGGAGTTGATGATATTGTTGGTAGACAGTCCTAATATCCTTCCAGCGGCTTTGGCTCACCAATGCCCGTAATATTCTGCTTATTTGCGACTCGCTTAATAGCGCCCAGTTCAGTGAGTTTAGGGCTATTTTTTGCGGTACTTTTTTGTGAATAGCCCTGAGTGCTAACTTGTTGTACAGGCTGTCAGTTACCTCAGGACTAAAGCGTTGTGCTTTTTTTATTTGCGGCCACAAGCGCAAAGCCTGTGTTGGTGATTGATAACTAAGGCGCTCGATCGCAATTTTTAGCATTGAACTGGCAAAGTCACCGGTTTTATCCCAGTAGTGAGTTTGTGATAAAGCCTGTGCGTTGTTATAAAGTTTAAGCCAGTAGTTAAACTCTTTTTTTGCTGGCGGCGATAATGACTTAGCAAAATATTTGGCCAGTGCGAGTTTACGATTGGCTAATGTTAGGGTAATTCGTTGCAAGATTAACGAATCAGTTTTATAACCTGCCTCTTGCCAATATGCCAATAACGGATCGCATGCATTGGGCAAAGAATGCCCGGTTAGCCAAATATCTTTAATTTGGGCTAACACTTGTTGTTGCTCACCTTGGTGATATTTAGCCTGGAGGTAGTAACATTTATAAGTGATTAAATCATCTGGGTGATATAGCTCAATCACGTCTGACCAGCGCCGTTTTTTTGCTTTTGCTTTTAGTGCTTTAAGTCGTAACTTACGTGCCAAAGGCAGGTCGGTATAGCGGTAGATAAATTGATTGATATCGACTAAGGGTTGCTGTGCTAACCCGGAAGCTAAACGCTTAAATTGAAGATAAGGTAATAATGGATAATCTTTTAACCGCGCGATTTTTCGATCGGCATCGCTGTTTCGGTTTTGTTCAATATCTAAAGAGGCTAAGGTAAATAACTCACGCTGTTGGGCATATTGATCTAGTTTGGGTAGGGACAATGCATTGCCATACTGTGAAACTAAAAAAAGGCCCAAAATAAAAAATCGACTCGACAAAATTCTTCCTTGTTAAATTGCACTTGTCTTAGGCTAGCAGCGCATTGCAGAAACGGCAATGCAGATTTAGTGATTAATGAGAACTAATTTAACCTTGGGTCAGAGATTAAATTAGTTCGCTGGTCATTTAACTGAAATAGTGACTGGAGCTTTAAGGAGTGATGTCTCTTTTAATCGGATTATCAAGCGAAATTAGCGTTTCGGTTGATTGAATTTCATCAATGGCTTGAATTTTATTAACCAATACCTGTTGCAAGTGATCGATTGAACGGGTCAATATTTTAACAAAGATATTATAGTGGCCAGTGGTGTAGTAGGCCTCTAATACTTCGTCTATTTCTTCTAATTGCCTAAGCGCAGGGGTGTAGTCTTTAGCACTACGTAAATTAATCCCGATAAAACAGCAGACGTCGTAGCCGAGTTTTTTTGGATTGAGCTCAATCACGGTGCGGGTAATAATGCCAGCCTGTTTCATTTTCTCGACCCGGACATGGATGGTCGCAGGGCTGACCGCGAACAGCTTGGCCAGTTCGGCGTAAGGCATTCGGGCATTTTTAGTTAGCGTCAGCAAGATTTTTTTATCGAGTTCATCGATGATATTATTTTTTTGCATATCGCCCCTAGGTATTAACGTTAGCTATTAGTTACTAAATATTAGCTAATCGTTATTAAACGTTAGCCACTAAATATTATTTATCAAATTTGGCTATATCATAGATGATTACTAGCCCTTTGGCTATATTTGTAGTTTTACATCGGAATATTGGGCTGATTATTAAACAATAGTATAAGGCGAGGTTTTTCATTGCTGGCGTCATTAATCAAGATGGGTTGGTTCGTATTTGGATTCATTTCTCGAGATCGTTGGACGGCTATAAAACTTAATAATCGCTGTTTTTTTCGGCGAGTTGGCGTTGGGTAAAGACTCGTTCAATGATTTGTTGTTGTTGCTGCTCGGTGCAGTCTTTCCATCCGATGATTTCGCCAATACTGCGGTAGCAACCCATGCAAATCTCATTGTGATCGAGTTTACACAGGGCAACGCAAGGCGAACGTGGTGGCGAAATCGACATAAAAAACTCCTTTATTTCGCTGATTAATACCGAGCAATTAACAATCGTATATTGGCAACTATCTCAGCGAGTAAACTCTGTTATAATTTAGCTCAATTACTCTGAAAATAATATAAACCTGATGAACCAAATTGAAAATAATTCCTCTAAGCGAACACAATCATGTTTAGAGTTTCATTTATCTGATGAAGAACAAACAGTTGAGTTAGGCAGAAAACTAGCTTTAGCTTGTACAATCGCCACAACTATTTATCTTCATGGCGATCTTGGGGCTGGAAAAACGACCTTAAGTCGTGGTTTTATCCAGGCACTTGGCCATGTTGGCAAGGTTAAAAGTCCAACCTACGCCTTGGTTGAACCGTATGAATTGGCGTCGTGGCAGGTTTATCATTTTGATTTATATCGGGTCGGCGATCCCGAAGAGCTAGAGTTTATGGGCATTAGAGATTATTTTAATGACGATAGTTTGTGTTTAATTGAATGGCCCGAGCGTGGTTTTGG
Encoded proteins:
- a CDS encoding transglycosylase SLT domain-containing protein, encoding MSSRFFILGLFLVSQYGNALSLPKLDQYAQQRELFTLASLDIEQNRNSDADRKIARLKDYPLLPYLQFKRLASGLAQQPLVDINQFIYRYTDLPLARKLRLKALKAKAKKRRWSDVIELYHPDDLITYKCYYLQAKYHQGEQQQVLAQIKDIWLTGHSLPNACDPLLAYWQEAGYKTDSLILQRITLTLANRKLALAKYFAKSLSPPAKKEFNYWLKLYNNAQALSQTHYWDKTGDFASSMLKIAIERLSYQSPTQALRLWPQIKKAQRFSPEVTDSLYNKLALRAIHKKVPQKIALNSLNWALLSESQISRILRALVSQSRWKDIRTVYQQYHQLQSKLAWQYWYGSSLEKHGKTKEANSVYLTLAKQRRYYGFLASDKLSSPYQLNHQTLAVRPEVLAAIKLRPATIRAQELLRLNRNIEARREWYYQLKTLSESERLAAAKLAADWQWHNRAIISLTMTKQLNDLDIRFPQPHLEAFAHEAQFNNIVTSWPLAISRQESAFMTNARSRVGAMGLMQLMPGTASQQAKDSDVSYQSKSQLFIPAFNIKLGTAYLTKMLNKFNHNIAVAAAAYNAGPHRVKRWLTAELPQDQWIETIPFRETREYVKNILAYIVIYQRQLQLPSHLPSSKVSPTIMTKDK
- a CDS encoding chorismate mutase, which encodes MSQGVVLSEVREKITALDQQLLTIFAQRRALSLSVAQSKVDTVKNVRDTQREEELLIDLIQRGHKLGLDAHYITNLFHVVIEDSVLNQQAWLQQRVNQQDDTPHSRVAFLGAKGSYSYLASHRYFSRRVESMIEVGCATFNQIIDTVESGRAEFGVLPIENTSSGSINEVYDLLQHTSLSIVGELTQPVNHCLLTSGATSIDVIDTIYCHAQPHQQCSQYLLGLSNIKYEFCDSSAAAMDKVAQLNQPNISAIGSLEGGALYGLQSTSSNIANQQENHTRFIVVARKAIDVAIQIPAKTTFIISTAQKSGALVDALLVLKSNDINMTKLESRPIQGNPWEEMFYIDVTANLHSVKMQQALKQLDDITTQIKVLGCYPSEHVIPTALPQVLIDSNTPV
- the panP gene encoding putative pyridoxal-dependent aspartate 1-decarboxylase, encoding MTIKHRTASASLERLHRVFTVPETQESTLGKIDLEISQNLEGFLKSHIVAVEKDLELVEQDFAHSAIPEQPIFVSEQTEFLLDKLVAHSVHTAAPSFVGHMTSALPYFMLPLSKIMIALNQNLVKTETSKSFTPMERQVTGMLHRLVYNRDDSFYQRYMHDQNYALGAFGSGGTIANITALWVARNNAFPATANFAGVNHDGLVGALLEYGYRGAAILVSERGHYSLKKTADILGLGANNIISVVTDSDNRICMTALRQRCQELADNKIKVIALVGVAGTTETGSIDPLDLMADLAAEIDCHFHVDGAWGAPTLFSRQYGPLLKGIERADSVTIDAHKQLYVPMGAGLVVFKDPGALGAIEHHAQYIIRKGSKDLGSKTLEGSRQGMAMLVHSGLKILGRSGYELLIDEGINKTRNFAKLVCTADDFELTSEPVLNILTYRYCPAWLQTVLACCDNATLTALNQELNDFTKYLQKTQRGHGKSFVSRTQLTPQRYHQQAIIVFRVVLANPLTTMAILEDILAEQINLAQAPEAQKYLNQLQALAAPYLSRTQVIYNKS
- a CDS encoding DUF1289 domain-containing protein; amino-acid sequence: MSISPPRSPCVALCKLDHNEICMGCYRSIGEIIGWKDCTEQQQQQIIERVFTQRQLAEKNSDY
- the tsaE gene encoding tRNA (adenosine(37)-N6)-threonylcarbamoyltransferase complex ATPase subunit type 1 TsaE, translated to MNQIENNSSKRTQSCLEFHLSDEEQTVELGRKLALACTIATTIYLHGDLGAGKTTLSRGFIQALGHVGKVKSPTYALVEPYELASWQVYHFDLYRVGDPEELEFMGIRDYFNDDSLCLIEWPERGFGMLPEADIAITLKYVGEQRIAYCNADTEIGQKILATI
- the asnC gene encoding transcriptional regulator AsnC, which encodes MQKNNIIDELDKKILLTLTKNARMPYAELAKLFAVSPATIHVRVEKMKQAGIITRTVIELNPKKLGYDVCCFIGINLRSAKDYTPALRQLEEIDEVLEAYYTTGHYNIFVKILTRSIDHLQQVLVNKIQAIDEIQSTETLISLDNPIKRDITP